The Xiphophorus couchianus chromosome 5, X_couchianus-1.0, whole genome shotgun sequence genome includes a region encoding these proteins:
- the dctd gene encoding deoxycytidylate deaminase, translating to MEENKLPDLLNGSATRKREDYLEWPEYFMAVAFLSAQRSKDPSSQVGACIVNQENKIVGIGYNGMPNGCDDDLLPWSRSADDRLNTKYPYVCHAELNAIMNKNSADVKGCTMYVALFPCNECAKLIIQAGLKEVVYLSDKYHDTPEMVASRKLLSMAGVQYRQFKPKRSEIVIDFNSINHRGNAGLCHQRGEQLNQADGERADSAAVSMNKS from the exons AAGTGCGACCCGGAAAAGGGAAGACTACCTGGAGTGGCCAGAGTATTTCATGGCTGTAGCCTTTCTGTCAGCACAAAGGAGCAAAGACCCAAGTTCACAG GTGGGCGCATGCATAGTGAATCAAGAGAATAAGATTGTTGGCATTGGTTACAACGGCATGCCCAATGGTTGTGATGACGACCTGTTGCCCTGGTCTCGTTCTGCTGATGACCGCCTCAACACCAAATACCCTTATG TGTGCCATGCAGAACTGAATGCCATCATGAACAAGAACAGCGCTGATGTGAAAGGATGCACAATGTATGTGGCTTTGTTCCCATGCAATGAATGTGCTAAACTCATCATCCAAGCAG GTCTTAAAGAAGTTGTGTATCTTTCGGACAAATACCATGATACGCCCGAGATGGTTGCTTCCAGAAAGCTGCTCAGCATGGCTGGAGTACAGTACAG GCAGTTCAAGCCCAAAAGGTCTGAGattgttattgattttaattCCATTAACCACCGGGGAAACGCTGGACTCTGCCACCAGCGAGGGGAGCAGCTGAACCAAGCAGACGGAGAAAGAGCAGATTCTGCCGCTGTTTCCATGAACAAGTCCTGA